One Microcebus murinus isolate Inina chromosome 10, M.murinus_Inina_mat1.0, whole genome shotgun sequence DNA segment encodes these proteins:
- the DTX3 gene encoding putative E3 ubiquitin-protein ligase DTX3 isoform X3 gives MPILSSSGSKMAACGGTCKNKVTVSKPVWDFLSKETPARLARLREEHRVSILIDGETSDIYVLQLSPQGPPPAPPNGLYLARKALKGLLKEAEKELKKAQRQGELMGCLALGGGGEHPELHRPGPPPLRAAPLLPPGARGLPPPPPPLPPPLPPRLREETEEQESTCPICLGEIQNAKTLEKCRHSFCEGCITRALQVKKACPMCGRFYGQLVGNQPQNGRMLVSKDATLLLPSYEKYGTIVIQYVFPPGVQGAEHPNPGVRYPGTTRVAYLPDCPEGNKVLTLFRKAFDQRLTFTIGTSMTTGRPNVITWNDIHHKTSCTGGPQLFGYPDPTYLTRVQEELRAKGITDD, from the exons ATGCCAATTCTAAGCTCTTCAGGATCAAA AATGGCAGCCTGTGGAGGCACCTGCAAGAATAAAGTGACTGTTTCCAAGCCTGTGTGGGACTTCCTGAGCAAGGAGACCCCAGCCCGGCTGGCCCGGCTTCGGGAGGAGCACCGTGTGTCCATCCTCATAGATGGCGAGACTTCTGACATCTATGTTCTGCAGCTTTCCCCACAGggccctcccccggcccctcccAATGGGCTCTACCTGGCCCGGAAGGCTCTCAAGGGGCTGctaaaagaggcagagaaagagctaAAGAAAGCTCAGAGGCAGGGGGAGCTTATGGGCTGCCTGGctttggggggtggaggggagcacCCTGAGCTGCACCGCCCAGGCCCACCCCCTCTCCGAGCAGCACCACTGCTACCCCCAGGGGCACGggggctccctcctcctcctcctcccctgccccctcctcttcctccccgcCTTCGGGAGGAGACAGAAGAGCAGGAGAGCACCTGCCCCATCTGTCTGGGGGAGATCCAGAACGCCAAGACATTGGAGAAGTGCCGGCATTCATTCTGTGAGGGCTGCATCACCCGGGCCCTGCAGGTGAAAAAGGCCTGCCCCATGTGCGGCCGCTTCTACGGGCAGCTGGTAGGCAACCAGCCCCAGAATGGGCGGATGCTGGTCTCTAAGGACGCCACCCTCCTGCTGCCCAGCTATGAGAAGTACGGCACCATTGTCATCCAGTACGTCTTCCCGCCCGGTGTCCAGGGG gcTGAACACCCAAACCCAGGAGTTCGGTACCCTGGCACCACACGGGTGGCCTACCTCCCGGACTGCCCTGAGGGCAACAAGGTGCTGACCCTGTTCCGCAAGGCATTTGACCAGCGTCTCACCTTCACTATTGGCACGTCCATGACCACAGGGAGACCGAATGTCATCACCTGGAACGACATCCACCACAAGACCAGCTGCACAGGGGGACCCCAGCT GTTTGGGTACCCGGACCCCACCTACCTGACCCGGGTGCAAGAGGAACTGAGAGCCAAGGGTATCACAGATGACTGA
- the DTX3 gene encoding putative E3 ubiquitin-protein ligase DTX3 isoform X1 yields the protein MPILSSSGSKMAACGGTCKNKVTVSKPVWDFLSKETPARLARLREEHRVSILIDGETSDIYVLQLSPQGPPPAPPNGLYLARKALKGLLKEAEKELKKAQRQGELMGCLALGGGGEHPELHRPGPPPLRAAPLLPPGARGLPPPPPPLPPPLPPRLREETEEQESTCPICLGEIQNAKTLEKCRHSFCEGCITRALQVKKACPMCGRFYGQLVGNQPQNGRMLVSKDATLLLPSYEKYGTIVIQYVFPPGVQGAEHPNPGVRYPGTTRVAYLPDCPEGNKVLTLFRKAFDQRLTFTIGTSMTTGRPNVITWNDIHHKTSCTGGPQLCDTCSFPFLWLLSFSSFPLREQHQPPHSGSS from the exons ATGCCAATTCTAAGCTCTTCAGGATCAAA AATGGCAGCCTGTGGAGGCACCTGCAAGAATAAAGTGACTGTTTCCAAGCCTGTGTGGGACTTCCTGAGCAAGGAGACCCCAGCCCGGCTGGCCCGGCTTCGGGAGGAGCACCGTGTGTCCATCCTCATAGATGGCGAGACTTCTGACATCTATGTTCTGCAGCTTTCCCCACAGggccctcccccggcccctcccAATGGGCTCTACCTGGCCCGGAAGGCTCTCAAGGGGCTGctaaaagaggcagagaaagagctaAAGAAAGCTCAGAGGCAGGGGGAGCTTATGGGCTGCCTGGctttggggggtggaggggagcacCCTGAGCTGCACCGCCCAGGCCCACCCCCTCTCCGAGCAGCACCACTGCTACCCCCAGGGGCACGggggctccctcctcctcctcctcccctgccccctcctcttcctccccgcCTTCGGGAGGAGACAGAAGAGCAGGAGAGCACCTGCCCCATCTGTCTGGGGGAGATCCAGAACGCCAAGACATTGGAGAAGTGCCGGCATTCATTCTGTGAGGGCTGCATCACCCGGGCCCTGCAGGTGAAAAAGGCCTGCCCCATGTGCGGCCGCTTCTACGGGCAGCTGGTAGGCAACCAGCCCCAGAATGGGCGGATGCTGGTCTCTAAGGACGCCACCCTCCTGCTGCCCAGCTATGAGAAGTACGGCACCATTGTCATCCAGTACGTCTTCCCGCCCGGTGTCCAGGGG gcTGAACACCCAAACCCAGGAGTTCGGTACCCTGGCACCACACGGGTGGCCTACCTCCCGGACTGCCCTGAGGGCAACAAGGTGCTGACCCTGTTCCGCAAGGCATTTGACCAGCGTCTCACCTTCACTATTGGCACGTCCATGACCACAGGGAGACCGAATGTCATCACCTGGAACGACATCCACCACAAGACCAGCTGCACAGGGGGACCCCAGCTGTGCGACAcctgttcatttcctttcctttggctcctttccttttcttcatttccactGAGGGAACAACATCAACCCCCTCACTCTGGGAGCTCCTAA
- the DTX3 gene encoding putative E3 ubiquitin-protein ligase DTX3 isoform X4, producing MSFVLSRMAACGGTCKNKVTVSKPVWDFLSKETPARLARLREEHRVSILIDGETSDIYVLQLSPQGPPPAPPNGLYLARKALKGLLKEAEKELKKAQRQGELMGCLALGGGGEHPELHRPGPPPLRAAPLLPPGARGLPPPPPPLPPPLPPRLREETEEQESTCPICLGEIQNAKTLEKCRHSFCEGCITRALQVKKACPMCGRFYGQLVGNQPQNGRMLVSKDATLLLPSYEKYGTIVIQYVFPPGVQGAEHPNPGVRYPGTTRVAYLPDCPEGNKVLTLFRKAFDQRLTFTIGTSMTTGRPNVITWNDIHHKTSCTGGPQLFGYPDPTYLTRVQEELRAKGITDD from the exons A TGTCGTTCGTCCTGTCCAGAATGGCAGCCTGTGGAGGCACCTGCAAGAATAAAGTGACTGTTTCCAAGCCTGTGTGGGACTTCCTGAGCAAGGAGACCCCAGCCCGGCTGGCCCGGCTTCGGGAGGAGCACCGTGTGTCCATCCTCATAGATGGCGAGACTTCTGACATCTATGTTCTGCAGCTTTCCCCACAGggccctcccccggcccctcccAATGGGCTCTACCTGGCCCGGAAGGCTCTCAAGGGGCTGctaaaagaggcagagaaagagctaAAGAAAGCTCAGAGGCAGGGGGAGCTTATGGGCTGCCTGGctttggggggtggaggggagcacCCTGAGCTGCACCGCCCAGGCCCACCCCCTCTCCGAGCAGCACCACTGCTACCCCCAGGGGCACGggggctccctcctcctcctcctcccctgccccctcctcttcctccccgcCTTCGGGAGGAGACAGAAGAGCAGGAGAGCACCTGCCCCATCTGTCTGGGGGAGATCCAGAACGCCAAGACATTGGAGAAGTGCCGGCATTCATTCTGTGAGGGCTGCATCACCCGGGCCCTGCAGGTGAAAAAGGCCTGCCCCATGTGCGGCCGCTTCTACGGGCAGCTGGTAGGCAACCAGCCCCAGAATGGGCGGATGCTGGTCTCTAAGGACGCCACCCTCCTGCTGCCCAGCTATGAGAAGTACGGCACCATTGTCATCCAGTACGTCTTCCCGCCCGGTGTCCAGGGG gcTGAACACCCAAACCCAGGAGTTCGGTACCCTGGCACCACACGGGTGGCCTACCTCCCGGACTGCCCTGAGGGCAACAAGGTGCTGACCCTGTTCCGCAAGGCATTTGACCAGCGTCTCACCTTCACTATTGGCACGTCCATGACCACAGGGAGACCGAATGTCATCACCTGGAACGACATCCACCACAAGACCAGCTGCACAGGGGGACCCCAGCT GTTTGGGTACCCGGACCCCACCTACCTGACCCGGGTGCAAGAGGAACTGAGAGCCAAGGGTATCACAGATGACTGA
- the DTX3 gene encoding putative E3 ubiquitin-protein ligase DTX3 isoform X2, producing the protein MSFVLSRMAACGGTCKNKVTVSKPVWDFLSKETPARLARLREEHRVSILIDGETSDIYVLQLSPQGPPPAPPNGLYLARKALKGLLKEAEKELKKAQRQGELMGCLALGGGGEHPELHRPGPPPLRAAPLLPPGARGLPPPPPPLPPPLPPRLREETEEQESTCPICLGEIQNAKTLEKCRHSFCEGCITRALQVKKACPMCGRFYGQLVGNQPQNGRMLVSKDATLLLPSYEKYGTIVIQYVFPPGVQGAEHPNPGVRYPGTTRVAYLPDCPEGNKVLTLFRKAFDQRLTFTIGTSMTTGRPNVITWNDIHHKTSCTGGPQLCDTCSFPFLWLLSFSSFPLREQHQPPHSGSS; encoded by the exons A TGTCGTTCGTCCTGTCCAGAATGGCAGCCTGTGGAGGCACCTGCAAGAATAAAGTGACTGTTTCCAAGCCTGTGTGGGACTTCCTGAGCAAGGAGACCCCAGCCCGGCTGGCCCGGCTTCGGGAGGAGCACCGTGTGTCCATCCTCATAGATGGCGAGACTTCTGACATCTATGTTCTGCAGCTTTCCCCACAGggccctcccccggcccctcccAATGGGCTCTACCTGGCCCGGAAGGCTCTCAAGGGGCTGctaaaagaggcagagaaagagctaAAGAAAGCTCAGAGGCAGGGGGAGCTTATGGGCTGCCTGGctttggggggtggaggggagcacCCTGAGCTGCACCGCCCAGGCCCACCCCCTCTCCGAGCAGCACCACTGCTACCCCCAGGGGCACGggggctccctcctcctcctcctcccctgccccctcctcttcctccccgcCTTCGGGAGGAGACAGAAGAGCAGGAGAGCACCTGCCCCATCTGTCTGGGGGAGATCCAGAACGCCAAGACATTGGAGAAGTGCCGGCATTCATTCTGTGAGGGCTGCATCACCCGGGCCCTGCAGGTGAAAAAGGCCTGCCCCATGTGCGGCCGCTTCTACGGGCAGCTGGTAGGCAACCAGCCCCAGAATGGGCGGATGCTGGTCTCTAAGGACGCCACCCTCCTGCTGCCCAGCTATGAGAAGTACGGCACCATTGTCATCCAGTACGTCTTCCCGCCCGGTGTCCAGGGG gcTGAACACCCAAACCCAGGAGTTCGGTACCCTGGCACCACACGGGTGGCCTACCTCCCGGACTGCCCTGAGGGCAACAAGGTGCTGACCCTGTTCCGCAAGGCATTTGACCAGCGTCTCACCTTCACTATTGGCACGTCCATGACCACAGGGAGACCGAATGTCATCACCTGGAACGACATCCACCACAAGACCAGCTGCACAGGGGGACCCCAGCTGTGCGACAcctgttcatttcctttcctttggctcctttccttttcttcatttccactGAGGGAACAACATCAACCCCCTCACTCTGGGAGCTCCTAA